In the genome of Croceimicrobium hydrocarbonivorans, one region contains:
- a CDS encoding inorganic diphosphatase, with product MNTPFNPWHSVSPGDKFPSYVNGIIEIPANTRAKYELDKDSGLLKMDRVLYSSMYYPANYGFIPQTYCDDKDPLDILVLSQITVVPMCMVSARVIGVMRMLDGGELDDKIIAVAENDMSVNHIHDISELPVHFLKELKNFFEDYKKLENKTVEVEDFQNAEIARKIVLQSLEDYKKYRANN from the coding sequence ATGAACACCCCTTTCAACCCCTGGCACTCTGTTTCTCCTGGCGATAAATTCCCATCTTACGTAAATGGTATCATTGAAATTCCCGCGAATACCCGTGCGAAATACGAATTAGATAAAGACTCTGGCCTATTAAAAATGGATAGGGTTTTGTACTCATCTATGTACTACCCTGCCAATTACGGTTTTATCCCTCAAACTTATTGCGACGATAAAGACCCCCTCGATATTTTAGTGCTTTCGCAAATTACCGTTGTTCCGATGTGCATGGTTTCGGCTCGTGTTATTGGCGTTATGCGAATGCTCGATGGCGGTGAATTGGATGACAAGATCATTGCTGTAGCCGAAAATGATATGAGTGTCAACCATATTCACGATATTTCAGAATTACCTGTGCACTTTTTAAAGGAGCTTAAAAATTTCTTTGAAGACTATAAAAAGCTGGAAAACAAAACCGTAGAAGTGGAAGATTTCCAAAATGCTGAAATTGCCAGGAAAATTGTACTTCAAAGTCTGGAGGACTATAAAAAATACAGGGCCAATAATTAA
- a CDS encoding GIY-YIG nuclease family protein: MKRYFVYALWSPSHSRLYIGLTSNLKIRLEQHNSGKTRSNRYYRPWKVLKVEETTDLNSARQLELKWKGGSFRERFRELAKHKFGVNGRND, translated from the coding sequence GTGAAAAGGTATTTCGTTTACGCTTTGTGGAGTCCCAGTCATTCTAGGCTTTATATTGGCCTCACTTCAAACCTGAAGATCCGTCTAGAGCAACATAATTCTGGGAAGACTCGCTCCAATAGATATTATCGACCATGGAAGGTTTTAAAAGTCGAAGAAACTACCGATTTGAATTCCGCTCGCCAATTAGAGTTAAAATGGAAAGGAGGAAGTTTTCGCGAAAGATTTAGGGAATTGGCCAAGCACAAGTTCGGAGTCAATGGCCGAAATGATTAG
- a CDS encoding DUF2461 domain-containing protein, translated as MKAPHPDTYQFLEALKVLNTKEWMDANRKWYQDIRQGLIDYAGQIQETFAEVYPMTMMDPKKYLARINNNRRFHPDKPPYKTNFALMVKRRGPGYGDFYLHIEPGNLFIGTGLYHPAKEHLLALRDLIDVRGDELKAIEEDPQFKKVYGAFRGDKLQRNPKGFELDHPHIELLKHKDLLIMKQLDEQAIFTAKGLEELKEAFAAAIPFMDFIDDAISQA; from the coding sequence ATGAAAGCACCACATCCTGATACCTACCAGTTTTTAGAAGCTTTAAAAGTCCTCAATACAAAAGAGTGGATGGATGCCAATCGTAAATGGTATCAGGATATCCGACAGGGCTTAATCGACTATGCCGGTCAAATTCAGGAGACCTTTGCCGAGGTCTATCCCATGACCATGATGGACCCTAAGAAGTATCTGGCCAGGATTAATAATAACCGTCGTTTTCATCCGGATAAACCGCCCTATAAGACCAATTTCGCCCTCATGGTGAAAAGGAGAGGGCCAGGCTATGGTGATTTCTATTTACATATTGAGCCAGGTAATTTGTTTATTGGCACCGGATTGTATCATCCCGCCAAGGAACATCTTTTGGCATTGCGCGATTTAATTGATGTGCGTGGAGATGAATTGAAAGCCATTGAAGAAGATCCGCAGTTCAAGAAAGTGTATGGTGCTTTTAGAGGTGATAAGCTTCAAAGAAATCCCAAGGGTTTTGAATTGGATCATCCTCATATTGAGCTACTGAAACACAAGGATCTCCTAATCATGAAGCAGCTTGATGAGCAAGCTATTTTTACAGCTAAAGGACTAGAGGAACTAAAGGAAGCCTTTGCTGCAGCGATTCCATTTATGGATTTTATCGACGACGCGATTAGCCAGGCTTAA
- a CDS encoding beta/gamma crystallin-related protein: protein MKKSIFLFVFACLGLQPLSASNFMDYDHRKPHHSNPHAEAQVTLFKEPGFRGDALIINGDWSCELDRDFCFTIESIIIPRGYELWLYRHRKFNGDPVVLNSSWDGSGAGSYMLRNRIRSIRIVQRRQAVPRFPRSATGSQVIVYDQFFQGRQMVLNGNWTVSQHNGFDFNDCINAIYVPRGYVVRIFEDANYSGRYQDIYGDWRVGQQDFWFARISSIMIMPARNFRTRRSI from the coding sequence ATGAAAAAGTCAATTTTCCTTTTCGTTTTTGCTTGCCTGGGCTTACAGCCCTTAAGTGCTTCTAACTTTATGGATTATGATCACCGCAAGCCTCATCATTCCAATCCCCATGCTGAAGCGCAGGTAACTCTTTTTAAGGAACCTGGTTTTCGTGGTGATGCTTTGATCATTAATGGAGATTGGTCATGTGAACTAGATCGGGACTTTTGCTTTACTATCGAAAGCATTATTATTCCAAGAGGCTATGAACTTTGGTTGTATCGCCATCGTAAATTCAACGGTGATCCGGTGGTTTTAAATAGCTCTTGGGATGGAAGTGGGGCCGGATCTTATATGTTGAGAAACCGCATCCGAAGCATTCGTATCGTCCAAAGAAGACAAGCCGTGCCACGCTTTCCACGCTCTGCTACCGGAAGTCAGGTTATTGTTTACGATCAATTTTTTCAAGGTCGGCAAATGGTATTAAATGGAAACTGGACTGTTAGTCAACATAATGGCTTTGACTTCAATGATTGCATTAATGCTATTTACGTACCACGTGGCTATGTAGTACGGATTTTTGAAGATGCCAATTACAGCGGACGCTATCAAGATATTTACGGAGATTGGAGGGTAGGCCAACAAGACTTTTGGTTCGCTCGAATAAGCTCCATAATGATTATGCCAGCCAGAAACTTCAGAACTCGAAGGTCCATTTAA
- a CDS encoding ABC-F family ATP-binding cassette domain-containing protein codes for MLGINKLILQLNDRMLFDEISFLVNPGEKLGLVGSNGAGKSTLLKTIAGEASVDKGNISKPKDFNIGYLPQELPLHDGRTVWEEAETSLGEIKQLQAAIDDINHQLASREDYESDSYLKLIEDLNFNTERFNLIGGYTYHADLEKILQGLGFKAEDFHRQTQEFSGGWRMRIELAKLLLAKHDVLLLDEPTNHLDINSIIWLENFLKDYEGAIVMVSHDRTFLDNITKRTVEIVNGKVYDYPVPYSRFVSLREERRQLQMQEQKNQEKEIKHTEELIEKFRYKASKAAFAQNLIKKLDKMERIEIDDDDSRKINFRFPPAPRSGKVVVKAEKLGKNYGEKKIFGGVNLEVIRGERIAFVGQNGQGKSTLVKIIADNLKHEGHLDLGHNVTFGYYAQEQAKTLDGNKTLLQTIEDAAPEDLRKKARDYLGAFLFSGEDVDKKVKVLSGGEKGRLALCKLLLFPHNLLIMDEPTNHLDLKSKDMLKNALLQYDGTLVVVSHDRHFLQGLADKIFEFKDGQVKEFLGNIDEYLEARKLDDFRQLEKSKEADKVAKQNEPKEKTGLSYKERKQLDKDLRKAEKQVEDLEGSIEALESELEQIDTQLHDPEKFKELSKDADFYAKYEARKKDLEKMMKDWEKAQEEFHQLEQKKAELDN; via the coding sequence ATGCTTGGGATCAATAAACTCATATTACAATTAAACGACCGCATGCTCTTCGATGAGATTTCCTTTTTAGTAAATCCCGGAGAGAAATTAGGTCTGGTAGGAAGTAATGGCGCTGGTAAATCGACGCTGCTCAAAACCATTGCCGGAGAAGCTTCTGTGGATAAAGGGAATATCTCTAAACCCAAAGACTTCAATATTGGCTATCTCCCTCAGGAACTACCGCTTCATGATGGCCGAACCGTTTGGGAAGAAGCCGAAACTTCACTGGGCGAAATTAAACAACTCCAGGCTGCTATTGATGACATAAATCACCAATTAGCCTCACGTGAAGACTATGAAAGCGATAGCTACCTTAAGTTGATTGAAGACCTCAATTTTAATACGGAGCGCTTTAACCTGATTGGTGGCTATACCTACCATGCCGATCTGGAAAAAATCCTCCAGGGATTAGGCTTTAAAGCCGAGGACTTCCACCGACAAACCCAAGAATTCAGTGGTGGCTGGCGGATGCGAATCGAATTGGCCAAACTTCTTTTAGCCAAACACGATGTGCTTCTTCTGGATGAGCCCACCAACCACTTGGATATTAACTCCATTATTTGGTTGGAGAACTTTTTAAAAGATTATGAAGGTGCCATAGTAATGGTATCTCACGACCGGACCTTCCTCGATAATATCACCAAACGAACCGTGGAAATTGTGAACGGGAAGGTCTATGACTATCCTGTTCCCTATTCCCGTTTTGTGTCCTTGCGTGAAGAACGTCGCCAACTTCAAATGCAGGAACAGAAGAACCAGGAGAAAGAAATTAAGCATACCGAGGAGCTAATAGAGAAGTTCCGCTATAAAGCTTCGAAAGCGGCCTTTGCCCAAAATCTAATCAAGAAATTGGACAAGATGGAACGCATTGAAATTGACGATGACGACAGTCGGAAAATTAATTTCCGCTTTCCCCCTGCTCCACGTTCAGGAAAAGTAGTAGTCAAAGCAGAAAAACTTGGCAAGAACTACGGCGAAAAGAAAATCTTTGGTGGGGTAAACCTGGAAGTGATTCGTGGTGAAAGGATTGCCTTTGTAGGTCAAAACGGTCAGGGTAAATCTACCTTGGTAAAGATCATTGCCGACAATCTTAAGCACGAAGGACACTTAGATCTAGGTCATAATGTAACCTTCGGTTATTATGCTCAGGAACAGGCTAAAACCTTAGATGGCAATAAAACTCTATTGCAAACCATTGAAGATGCCGCACCGGAAGATCTGCGTAAAAAAGCTCGCGACTATTTAGGTGCCTTCCTTTTTAGTGGTGAAGATGTAGATAAGAAGGTGAAAGTATTGAGTGGGGGTGAAAAAGGACGTTTGGCCCTATGTAAGCTCCTGCTCTTCCCTCATAATTTGCTCATTATGGATGAGCCTACCAACCACTTAGATTTGAAGAGTAAGGATATGCTCAAAAACGCCTTACTTCAATACGATGGTACCCTGGTGGTTGTATCTCACGACCGTCATTTCTTGCAAGGCCTGGCCGATAAGATATTTGAATTTAAAGATGGCCAGGTGAAGGAGTTCCTCGGCAATATTGACGAATATCTGGAGGCACGTAAACTGGATGATTTCCGCCAACTCGAGAAAAGCAAGGAAGCAGATAAAGTTGCCAAACAAAATGAGCCTAAAGAAAAGACGGGGCTCTCATATAAGGAGCGTAAACAACTCGATAAAGACCTTCGCAAAGCGGAAAAGCAAGTTGAAGATTTAGAGGGCTCCATTGAAGCCTTAGAATCCGAATTGGAGCAAATCGACACCCAACTGCATGATCCGGAAAAGTTCAAGGAGCTATCCAAGGATGCTGACTTCTACGCAAAATACGAAGCTCGAAAAAAGGACTTAGAGAAAATGATGAAAGACTGGGAAAAGGCCCAAGAAGAATTTCATCAATTGGAACAAAAAAAAGCGGAGCTCGATAATTGA
- a CDS encoding sensor histidine kinase — protein MSYKQFREIVYGREDEFDLKEIIFHQICFISAIALSIGLLLSINIRQWDLVLVILGTQLILILSYWFSRVMGYFKVGWFIFMITSYALFGFNYFLNSGINGTTTVLSFMTLAMLFATTQSKQHWFWTVIHGIVFSGLLLYEYNFGRQYIVGYETEELRYIDTVFSYLLTLGLFFLIFRLIRQAYEMQRQKVEDQKIELQQNQKELKESYKELTKVLSIIAHDVRNPLASIESYLELARDGAIPEEDRMQLKAELLKMVQNTSHMLDDMVNWSKSQIAGNHANFHLVSLGSWLNQTVEHLRGMAKAKGILLKDDYNGQEKVFCDPILMTVIIRNLLQNAVKFTPSGKEISLKVRSTKNAVLFTVSDQGLGISAEKQKTLFSGRTESVPGTQQERGSGFGLLIVKEYVDLHQGSISLDSSPGKGSTFTVSIPFKPH, from the coding sequence ATGTCTTATAAGCAGTTTAGAGAAATAGTTTACGGTCGGGAAGATGAATTTGATCTTAAAGAAATCATCTTCCATCAAATCTGTTTTATCAGTGCTATTGCTTTGAGCATAGGCCTGCTGCTTTCCATTAATATCCGTCAATGGGACCTGGTTTTGGTAATTCTGGGCACCCAATTAATCTTGATCTTAAGCTACTGGTTTTCCAGAGTGATGGGCTATTTCAAAGTGGGATGGTTCATCTTTATGATCACCTCCTATGCCCTATTTGGATTTAATTATTTTCTAAATAGCGGTATTAATGGAACCACCACAGTTCTAAGCTTCATGACTCTGGCCATGCTTTTTGCCACCACTCAAAGCAAGCAACATTGGTTTTGGACCGTCATTCACGGAATTGTTTTTTCCGGTCTACTGCTCTATGAATACAACTTCGGTCGCCAATACATCGTAGGCTACGAAACGGAGGAACTGCGCTATATCGATACGGTATTTAGCTACCTTCTTACCCTGGGGCTTTTCTTTTTAATCTTCCGATTGATCCGACAAGCTTATGAGATGCAACGTCAGAAAGTGGAGGACCAAAAAATTGAACTGCAACAAAACCAAAAGGAACTAAAAGAGAGCTATAAAGAATTAACCAAAGTTCTTTCTATAATTGCTCATGATGTTCGGAATCCCTTGGCCTCCATAGAAAGCTATCTTGAATTAGCCCGAGATGGTGCCATTCCGGAGGAAGACCGAATGCAGCTCAAAGCCGAGCTTCTGAAAATGGTGCAAAACACCTCCCATATGTTGGATGATATGGTGAATTGGTCCAAATCCCAAATCGCCGGCAATCATGCCAATTTCCATTTGGTAAGTTTAGGGTCCTGGTTAAATCAGACCGTAGAGCATCTAAGAGGTATGGCCAAAGCAAAAGGAATCCTACTGAAAGATGATTACAATGGTCAGGAAAAAGTATTCTGTGACCCCATTTTGATGACCGTTATTATCCGAAATCTCTTACAGAATGCTGTTAAATTCACTCCTAGTGGTAAAGAGATTTCGCTAAAAGTTCGCAGTACTAAAAACGCTGTGCTTTTTACGGTAAGTGATCAAGGACTTGGGATTTCAGCTGAAAAACAAAAGACTCTTTTTAGCGGCCGCACAGAAAGTGTTCCGGGTACTCAACAAGAACGAGGAAGCGGTTTCGGTCTATTGATAGTGAAGGAATACGTAGACTTGCATCAAGGTAGTATTAGCTTGGATAGCAGCCCTGGAAAAGGCAGCACCTTTACGGTTTCCATCCCTTTTAAACCGCATTAA
- a CDS encoding T9SS type A sorting domain-containing protein, which produces MRKLLSLALLFGLTLGAEAQSLISIIPLDTTSKFTINFVANGRAKYDVANYKILYQTPDVDGNPSTASGLMSVPLVACDSIGIVLYDHGTVLERDDVPSRNNFESIIGKVFASRGYVCVMPDYLGLGDSPGLHPYVHAETEATASIDMMRAVREALADSIASYNLNSELFITGYSQGGHAAMATAKYIQDNNLETEFNVVGAAPASGPYNLAGSQASVFINNQPYSNPGYVVYLLLGMNHAYGGIFFSNPSEILKAPYDVIIPPYFDGTYPMDSVNSKLPSRVRDYLEDSVVQAFVDDTVNQQHWLWTILNDNSNHDWRPNTKLRMYYCTNDEQVNYQNALDAYAAMTAKGATDVHAIGRGAFNHGGCVAPSIESAVYFFDSLSTSCSSFVGLLDQDIASYEIYPNPVHTELKIKGIGEQANILIYDLNGRLVLEQKASFQTRLGLSELNKGIYLLEIQEGQRRTRQRIMKN; this is translated from the coding sequence ATGCGAAAACTACTATCCCTTGCCTTATTATTTGGATTGACTTTAGGAGCGGAAGCCCAAAGTTTAATCTCCATAATTCCCTTAGATACTACCTCAAAGTTTACTATCAACTTTGTGGCTAACGGCCGTGCCAAGTATGATGTGGCCAATTATAAAATTCTGTACCAAACTCCGGATGTGGATGGTAATCCCAGTACCGCATCAGGTTTGATGTCTGTGCCATTGGTAGCTTGCGATAGCATCGGAATTGTACTCTATGATCATGGAACTGTTTTGGAACGTGATGATGTGCCTAGCCGGAATAATTTCGAATCTATTATCGGAAAGGTATTCGCCAGTCGCGGCTACGTTTGTGTAATGCCTGACTATTTAGGTTTGGGCGATAGTCCGGGTTTGCATCCCTATGTTCACGCAGAAACTGAAGCTACGGCTAGTATCGATATGATGCGTGCTGTACGCGAAGCTCTGGCAGATAGCATTGCCAGTTATAATCTGAATTCCGAACTGTTTATTACCGGTTATTCCCAAGGTGGTCATGCCGCGATGGCAACAGCAAAATACATTCAGGATAATAATCTGGAAACCGAATTTAATGTGGTAGGTGCAGCTCCCGCTAGCGGACCTTATAATTTAGCTGGATCTCAAGCTTCGGTATTCATCAACAATCAACCTTATAGCAATCCGGGTTATGTGGTGTACCTTCTTTTAGGAATGAACCATGCCTATGGAGGTATTTTCTTTTCTAATCCATCAGAAATCCTAAAAGCACCCTATGATGTAATTATCCCTCCTTACTTTGATGGTACCTATCCTATGGATTCGGTAAATAGTAAATTACCGTCTCGTGTGCGTGACTATTTAGAGGATTCTGTGGTGCAGGCTTTTGTGGATGATACGGTGAATCAACAGCACTGGTTGTGGACGATCTTAAACGATAATTCCAATCACGATTGGCGTCCCAATACCAAATTGCGCATGTATTACTGTACCAATGATGAGCAGGTAAACTATCAGAATGCTTTGGATGCCTATGCTGCTATGACTGCGAAGGGAGCTACAGATGTACATGCCATTGGCAGAGGAGCTTTTAACCATGGTGGTTGTGTAGCACCATCTATTGAGTCGGCAGTATACTTTTTCGATAGCCTCAGTACTTCTTGCAGCAGCTTTGTCGGTTTATTGGATCAGGATATAGCCTCTTACGAGATTTATCCGAATCCTGTTCATACCGAATTAAAAATCAAAGGAATAGGCGAGCAAGCCAATATCCTAATCTATGACCTAAATGGTCGTTTGGTATTGGAGCAGAAAGCCAGCTTCCAAACTCGACTAGGTCTGTCAGAATTGAATAAGGGGATATACCTCTTAGAAATTCAAGAAGGACAGAGGAGAACGCGTCAGCGAATTATGAAAAACTAA
- a CDS encoding NAD(P)/FAD-dependent oxidoreductase produces the protein MKKEFTIVGQGLAGSILSMRMFEAGIPFKVVDQAQHSQSSRIAAGLCNPVVLKRQKWVADADIYLPAALEFYQKWERKLDLKFHHPIPLDHVFHNAGEVNDWQINAEKPHLQDHLGKIHDSTMASVPAPHGLGRLEGVFWLDTVAFLDRWRNFLKKEGLLFEEEWNTNSEASNGQSIIYCNGHLLRHSHPQIAEAFTPTKGEVMIIRAEELPEDRMLHAGVFTLPLGNQTFKVGATYAHHNLDETTSSKGLDFLKSKLEAFYQGPYEVLEQYAGVRPNIKDRRPLLGLIRESEYTFNGMGSRGVLMAPYLAEHFMNYLIRASPLNPKWDLQRFT, from the coding sequence ATGAAAAAGGAATTCACCATAGTAGGACAAGGTCTGGCTGGCAGTATTTTAAGCATGCGAATGTTTGAAGCGGGCATACCTTTCAAAGTGGTAGATCAAGCACAACATTCCCAGTCATCCAGAATAGCAGCTGGCCTCTGCAACCCCGTGGTTTTAAAACGGCAGAAATGGGTCGCCGATGCGGATATCTATTTACCAGCCGCTTTAGAATTCTATCAAAAATGGGAAAGAAAACTTGATTTGAAATTTCATCATCCCATTCCTCTAGATCATGTATTTCACAATGCCGGTGAAGTAAACGACTGGCAGATCAATGCCGAAAAACCCCATCTTCAAGATCATCTGGGAAAGATTCATGATAGTACCATGGCTTCAGTTCCTGCTCCTCACGGACTAGGAAGACTGGAAGGGGTATTCTGGCTCGACACGGTTGCTTTTTTAGACAGATGGCGTAATTTCTTGAAGAAAGAAGGTCTTCTATTCGAAGAAGAATGGAATACCAATTCAGAGGCAAGTAATGGCCAATCCATAATTTATTGCAATGGTCACCTTCTAAGGCACAGTCATCCGCAAATCGCTGAGGCTTTTACACCCACCAAAGGAGAAGTAATGATCATTCGGGCTGAGGAACTACCCGAAGACCGGATGCTACATGCCGGAGTATTTACACTTCCACTGGGAAATCAAACTTTTAAGGTTGGAGCCACCTATGCCCATCATAACCTAGATGAAACGACAAGCAGCAAAGGCCTAGACTTTCTAAAAAGCAAATTGGAAGCTTTCTACCAAGGTCCTTATGAAGTCTTGGAACAATATGCGGGAGTTAGACCCAATATTAAAGACCGTAGGCCTTTATTAGGCCTCATCCGCGAAAGCGAATACACCTTTAATGGAATGGGTTCTCGCGGTGTTTTAATGGCCCCCTATTTAGCCGAGCACTTTATGAATTATCTCATCCGAGCCTCACCCCTAAATCCCAAATGGGACCTTCAAAGGTTTACTTGA
- a CDS encoding 6-phosphogluconate dehydrogenase, whose amino-acid sequence MRKTLFWILGIALILLIGWITFLYYGTYSEGVRAGTVIKLSRKGVVFKTWEGQLNIRSFGAVNSNNSLSETFEFSIESDQEHIIKTLEEVSLSGERVNLHYIERYRVLPWRGSTRYFITKIERSPQKKPASEEDAERAPFK is encoded by the coding sequence ATGCGTAAAACACTTTTCTGGATCTTGGGTATTGCCCTGATCCTGCTCATCGGATGGATCACTTTCCTTTACTACGGCACCTATTCTGAAGGAGTTCGTGCGGGTACCGTGATTAAACTTTCTCGTAAAGGTGTAGTTTTTAAAACCTGGGAAGGCCAGCTTAATATTCGCTCTTTTGGTGCGGTTAACAGCAATAACAGCCTTTCCGAGACCTTTGAGTTTTCCATTGAAAGTGATCAAGAGCACATAATTAAAACCCTTGAGGAGGTTTCACTTTCCGGAGAACGTGTTAACTTACACTATATCGAAAGATATCGAGTTTTACCCTGGAGAGGAAGCACACGCTATTTCATTACCAAAATTGAGCGTAGTCCTCAGAAAAAGCCTGCTTCAGAAGAAGACGCGGAACGAGCCCCCTTTAAATAA
- a CDS encoding DUF983 domain-containing protein, translating into MSIFSKGTKLYSILNSRCPRCHEGEVFEVKNPYKLGSLFKMHETCSHCGLRYEVEPSFFYGAMYVSYGYSVALFVATYIVMNLIYDPGITDIIIALAITVIALSPVVLRLSRITWLNLFVKYNPEKRGPKIK; encoded by the coding sequence ATGTCCATTTTTTCCAAAGGCACTAAGTTGTACAGCATTCTTAATTCTCGCTGTCCACGTTGCCACGAAGGCGAGGTTTTCGAAGTGAAAAACCCCTATAAATTGGGTTCTTTATTCAAAATGCATGAGACCTGCTCGCATTGTGGTCTCCGTTATGAGGTAGAACCTTCTTTCTTTTATGGAGCTATGTATGTAAGCTATGGTTATTCGGTAGCTTTATTTGTGGCCACCTATATTGTGATGAACCTTATTTACGATCCGGGTATTACCGATATCATTATTGCCTTGGCCATAACTGTGATTGCTTTATCACCGGTTGTATTACGTTTATCCCGCATTACCTGGCTTAATTTATTTGTAAAGTATAATCCCGAAAAGCGAGGGCCTAAAATCAAGTAA